In a single window of the Sesamum indicum cultivar Zhongzhi No. 13 linkage group LG16, S_indicum_v1.0, whole genome shotgun sequence genome:
- the LOC105178661 gene encoding protein argonaute 16 isoform X2, which translates to MEKAGKERDKSPSLAPPASTILHDVKAERLDLPKRSIITRPGFGTSGQRISLLVNHFRVSVRYPDEYFYQYSVSISSENNSMVDSKVIGRKVTDKLYQTYSSELSGKKFAYDGEKNLYTVGPLPHNNFEFTVVLEESIGKRGSPSHSGSPNDSSKRSKRTLQSNTFKVEISYAAKIPLKTISLALQGAETEKVQDALRVLDIILRQQAARRGCLLVRQSFFNDDSRMFTDVGGGVTGVRGFHSSFRPTHGGLSLNMDVSTTMILKPGPVLDFLLANQNVKETRYIDWLKAKKMLKNLRVKAMHSNMEFKIIGLSDKPCNQQFFLLKVKSGSGAKDEGETLEITVYDYFVKHRNIELKYSAYMPCLDVGKSKRPNYLPLELCSLVSLQRYTKALSGTQRASLVEKSRQKPPERIRVITDAVRNYRYDEDPLLVACGISIEKQLTQIDGRVLDTPKLKVGNSEDCIPRNGRWNFNNKKLLNPSRIDRWALVNFSGRCDTSHLSRELINCGRNKGIHIGRPYTIIEEDHQCRRASPVIRVEKMFEQIMAKLPGPPDFLLCVLPERKNSDIYGPWKKKCLSNLGIVTQCISPSKINDQYLTNVLLKINSKLGGINSLLAIEHSRRIPLITDKPTMILGMDVSHGSPGRSDIPSIAAVVGSRSWPLISRYRAAVRTQSPKVEMIESLFKPLANGEDDGIMRELLVDFYETSNGRKPTQIIVFRLILNRYNLSHRDGVSESQFAQVMNIELDQMIKAYQHLGETDIPKFTLIVAQKNHHTKLFQASAAENVPSGTVVDSKIVHPRNYDFYMCSHAGMMGTSRPAHYHVLLDEIGFSPDDLQNLVHSLSYVYQRSTTAISIVAPVSYAHLAAQQMGQFLKFEDSSETSSGQKSMTAAGNVPVPELPRLHKDVAGSMFFC; encoded by the exons ATGGAAAAAGCTGGTAAGGAAAGGGATAAATCTCCATCTTTGGCCCCACCAGCGTCAACTATACTACACGATGTGAAGGCAGAACGACTAGACCTGCCTAAGAGGTCTATAATTACACGGCCTGGATTTGGGACTTCTGGCCAACGCATCTCTTTGCTCGTAAATCATTTCAGAGTTTCTGTCAGATATCCAgatgaatatttttaccaaTACAGC GTTTCTATAAGTTCTGAGAATAACAGTATGGTTGACAGCAAGGTAATTGGGAGGAAAGTCACTGATAAACTTTACCAAACATACTCGTCTGAACTTTCCGGGAAGAAATTTGCATATGATGGGGAGAAGAATTTGTATACAGTGGGTCCCTTGCCGCATAACAACTTCGAATTCACAGTGGTTCTTGAGGAATCTATTGGCAAGCG TGGTAGCCCTTCTCATAGTGGAAGCCCAAACGACTCTAGCAAAAGGTCGAAGCGTACTCTACAGTCAAATACATTCAAGGTAGAGATCAGTTATGCTGCTAAAATACCCTTGAAGACGATATCTCTTGCCCTTCAAGGTGCTGAAACAGAAAAAGTTCAAGATGCTCTCAGGGTTTTAGACATCATATTGAGGCAACAAGCAGCGAGACG AGGATGCCTTTTGGTTCGACAATCATTCTTTAATGATGACTCAAGAATGTTCACTGATGTTGGAGGGGGTGTGACAGGCGTGAGAGGGTTCCATTCCAGCTTCCGTCCAACTCATGGTGGCTTATCTCTAAACATGG ATGTATCGACGACCATGATCTTAAAACCTGGGCCCGTTCTGGATTTCCTTCTTGCTAACCAGAATGTGAAGGAAACTCGCTATATTGACTGGCTAAAG GCCAAAAAAATGCTAAAGAATTTGAGGGTTAAGGCCATGCATAGTAACATGGAGTTCAAAATTATAGGTTTGAGTGACAAACCCTGCAATCAGCAATT tTTCTTGCTGAAAGTCAAAAGCGGCAGTGGTGCCAAAGATGAAGGCGAGACCTTGGAGATTACAGTTTATGACTATTTTGTCAAGCACCGTAATATAGAACTTAAATATTCAGCATACATGCCATGCCTTGATGTTGGAAAATCAAAACGACCAAATTACCTGCCCCTGGAG CTCTGTTCTCTTGTCTCTCTCCAGAGATACACAAAAGCATTATCAGGAACGCAGAGGGCATCCTTGGTTGAAAAATCGAGGCAGAAGCCACCGGAAAGAATTCGAGTTATAACTGAT GCAGTGAGAAACTATCGGTACGACGAAGATCCGCTCCTTGTTGCTTGTGGTATATCAATAGAAAAACAGCTTACTCAAATAGATGGACGGGTCCTTGACACACCAAAG TTGAAGGTTGGTAATAGTGAGGATTGTATACCCCGTAATGGCCGATGGAACTTCAATAACAAG AAACTTCTGAACCCCAGCCGGATAGATCGTTGGGCACTTGTTAACTTCTCTGGACGTTGCGATACTAGTCATCTTTCACGTGAACTCATCAACTGTGGGAGGAACAAGGGCATT CATATTGGACGcccttatacaataattgaGGAAGATCACCAATGTAGGAGAGCTAGCCCTGTGATACGTGTAGAAAAGATGTTTGAACAGATTATGGCCAAGCTACCTGGTCCACCTGACTTTCTGCTTTGTGTTTTGCCAGAACGGaaaaattctgatatttatG GACCCTGGAAGAAAAAATGTCTGAGTAACCTTGGTATTGTCACCCAGTGCATTTCTCCTTCCAAAATTAATGATCAGTACCTGACGAATGTACTGCTAAAAATCAATTCCAAG CTTGGGGGAATCAACTCGTTGCTAGCGATAGAGCATTCCCGTCGTATTCCACTTATTACAGATAAACCAACCATGATCCTGGGGATGGATGTCTCACATGGTTCTCCTGGTCGATCTGATATTCCATCCATTGCTGCT GTTGTTGGGTCCCGGAGTTGGCCATTGATATCAAGATACAGAGCAGCTGTACGAACCCAATCGCCCAAGGTCGAGATGATCGAGTCTTTGTTCAAGCCACTAGCAAATGGGGAGGACGATGGTATTATGAG GGAACTGCTTGTGGATTTCTACGAAACCAGCAATGGACGAAAACCAACACAGATTATTGTTTTCAG GTTGATACTTAATAGGTATAATCTTTCTCACAGGGATGGTGTGAGTGAATCACAGTTTGCTCAGGTTATGAACATTGAACTTGATCAAATGATAAAG GCTTATCAGCATCTTGGTGAGACTGACATTCCAAAATTCACCCTGATAGTGGCGCAGAAGAATCACCATACCAAGCTATTCCAAGCTTCAGCTGCTGAAAATGTCCCATCCG GTACTGTTGTCGATTCAAAAATTGTTCATCCTAGAAATTATGATTTCTATATGTGTTCTCATGCGGGGATGATG GGAACTTCTCGACCTGCTCATTATCATGTCTTGCTTGATGAGATTGGTTTCTCCCCAGATGATCTGCAGAATCTGGTCCATTCACTTTCATATGT GTACCAGAGGAGTACTACTGCTATCTCCATTG TTGCACCGGTGTCTTACGCACATCTTGCAGCCCAACAGATGGGCCagtttttgaagtttgaagatTCCTCTGAAACATCATCTGGTCAGAAAAGCATGACAGCAGCAGGAAACGTCCCTGTCCCTGAGCTGCCTAGGCTCCACAAGGACGTCGCCGGATCCATGTTCTTTTGCTGA
- the LOC105178661 gene encoding protein argonaute 16 isoform X1 has product MEKAGKERDKSPSLAPPASTILHDVKAERLDLPKRSIITRPGFGTSGQRISLLVNHFRVSVRYPDEYFYQYSVSISSENNSMVDSKVIGRKVTDKLYQTYSSELSGKKFAYDGEKNLYTVGPLPHNNFEFTVVLEESIGKRSGSPSHSGSPNDSSKRSKRTLQSNTFKVEISYAAKIPLKTISLALQGAETEKVQDALRVLDIILRQQAARRGCLLVRQSFFNDDSRMFTDVGGGVTGVRGFHSSFRPTHGGLSLNMDVSTTMILKPGPVLDFLLANQNVKETRYIDWLKAKKMLKNLRVKAMHSNMEFKIIGLSDKPCNQQFFLLKVKSGSGAKDEGETLEITVYDYFVKHRNIELKYSAYMPCLDVGKSKRPNYLPLELCSLVSLQRYTKALSGTQRASLVEKSRQKPPERIRVITDAVRNYRYDEDPLLVACGISIEKQLTQIDGRVLDTPKLKVGNSEDCIPRNGRWNFNNKKLLNPSRIDRWALVNFSGRCDTSHLSRELINCGRNKGIHIGRPYTIIEEDHQCRRASPVIRVEKMFEQIMAKLPGPPDFLLCVLPERKNSDIYGPWKKKCLSNLGIVTQCISPSKINDQYLTNVLLKINSKLGGINSLLAIEHSRRIPLITDKPTMILGMDVSHGSPGRSDIPSIAAVVGSRSWPLISRYRAAVRTQSPKVEMIESLFKPLANGEDDGIMRELLVDFYETSNGRKPTQIIVFRLILNRYNLSHRDGVSESQFAQVMNIELDQMIKAYQHLGETDIPKFTLIVAQKNHHTKLFQASAAENVPSGTVVDSKIVHPRNYDFYMCSHAGMMGTSRPAHYHVLLDEIGFSPDDLQNLVHSLSYVYQRSTTAISIVAPVSYAHLAAQQMGQFLKFEDSSETSSGQKSMTAAGNVPVPELPRLHKDVAGSMFFC; this is encoded by the exons ATGGAAAAAGCTGGTAAGGAAAGGGATAAATCTCCATCTTTGGCCCCACCAGCGTCAACTATACTACACGATGTGAAGGCAGAACGACTAGACCTGCCTAAGAGGTCTATAATTACACGGCCTGGATTTGGGACTTCTGGCCAACGCATCTCTTTGCTCGTAAATCATTTCAGAGTTTCTGTCAGATATCCAgatgaatatttttaccaaTACAGC GTTTCTATAAGTTCTGAGAATAACAGTATGGTTGACAGCAAGGTAATTGGGAGGAAAGTCACTGATAAACTTTACCAAACATACTCGTCTGAACTTTCCGGGAAGAAATTTGCATATGATGGGGAGAAGAATTTGTATACAGTGGGTCCCTTGCCGCATAACAACTTCGAATTCACAGTGGTTCTTGAGGAATCTATTGGCAAGCG TAGTGGTAGCCCTTCTCATAGTGGAAGCCCAAACGACTCTAGCAAAAGGTCGAAGCGTACTCTACAGTCAAATACATTCAAGGTAGAGATCAGTTATGCTGCTAAAATACCCTTGAAGACGATATCTCTTGCCCTTCAAGGTGCTGAAACAGAAAAAGTTCAAGATGCTCTCAGGGTTTTAGACATCATATTGAGGCAACAAGCAGCGAGACG AGGATGCCTTTTGGTTCGACAATCATTCTTTAATGATGACTCAAGAATGTTCACTGATGTTGGAGGGGGTGTGACAGGCGTGAGAGGGTTCCATTCCAGCTTCCGTCCAACTCATGGTGGCTTATCTCTAAACATGG ATGTATCGACGACCATGATCTTAAAACCTGGGCCCGTTCTGGATTTCCTTCTTGCTAACCAGAATGTGAAGGAAACTCGCTATATTGACTGGCTAAAG GCCAAAAAAATGCTAAAGAATTTGAGGGTTAAGGCCATGCATAGTAACATGGAGTTCAAAATTATAGGTTTGAGTGACAAACCCTGCAATCAGCAATT tTTCTTGCTGAAAGTCAAAAGCGGCAGTGGTGCCAAAGATGAAGGCGAGACCTTGGAGATTACAGTTTATGACTATTTTGTCAAGCACCGTAATATAGAACTTAAATATTCAGCATACATGCCATGCCTTGATGTTGGAAAATCAAAACGACCAAATTACCTGCCCCTGGAG CTCTGTTCTCTTGTCTCTCTCCAGAGATACACAAAAGCATTATCAGGAACGCAGAGGGCATCCTTGGTTGAAAAATCGAGGCAGAAGCCACCGGAAAGAATTCGAGTTATAACTGAT GCAGTGAGAAACTATCGGTACGACGAAGATCCGCTCCTTGTTGCTTGTGGTATATCAATAGAAAAACAGCTTACTCAAATAGATGGACGGGTCCTTGACACACCAAAG TTGAAGGTTGGTAATAGTGAGGATTGTATACCCCGTAATGGCCGATGGAACTTCAATAACAAG AAACTTCTGAACCCCAGCCGGATAGATCGTTGGGCACTTGTTAACTTCTCTGGACGTTGCGATACTAGTCATCTTTCACGTGAACTCATCAACTGTGGGAGGAACAAGGGCATT CATATTGGACGcccttatacaataattgaGGAAGATCACCAATGTAGGAGAGCTAGCCCTGTGATACGTGTAGAAAAGATGTTTGAACAGATTATGGCCAAGCTACCTGGTCCACCTGACTTTCTGCTTTGTGTTTTGCCAGAACGGaaaaattctgatatttatG GACCCTGGAAGAAAAAATGTCTGAGTAACCTTGGTATTGTCACCCAGTGCATTTCTCCTTCCAAAATTAATGATCAGTACCTGACGAATGTACTGCTAAAAATCAATTCCAAG CTTGGGGGAATCAACTCGTTGCTAGCGATAGAGCATTCCCGTCGTATTCCACTTATTACAGATAAACCAACCATGATCCTGGGGATGGATGTCTCACATGGTTCTCCTGGTCGATCTGATATTCCATCCATTGCTGCT GTTGTTGGGTCCCGGAGTTGGCCATTGATATCAAGATACAGAGCAGCTGTACGAACCCAATCGCCCAAGGTCGAGATGATCGAGTCTTTGTTCAAGCCACTAGCAAATGGGGAGGACGATGGTATTATGAG GGAACTGCTTGTGGATTTCTACGAAACCAGCAATGGACGAAAACCAACACAGATTATTGTTTTCAG GTTGATACTTAATAGGTATAATCTTTCTCACAGGGATGGTGTGAGTGAATCACAGTTTGCTCAGGTTATGAACATTGAACTTGATCAAATGATAAAG GCTTATCAGCATCTTGGTGAGACTGACATTCCAAAATTCACCCTGATAGTGGCGCAGAAGAATCACCATACCAAGCTATTCCAAGCTTCAGCTGCTGAAAATGTCCCATCCG GTACTGTTGTCGATTCAAAAATTGTTCATCCTAGAAATTATGATTTCTATATGTGTTCTCATGCGGGGATGATG GGAACTTCTCGACCTGCTCATTATCATGTCTTGCTTGATGAGATTGGTTTCTCCCCAGATGATCTGCAGAATCTGGTCCATTCACTTTCATATGT GTACCAGAGGAGTACTACTGCTATCTCCATTG TTGCACCGGTGTCTTACGCACATCTTGCAGCCCAACAGATGGGCCagtttttgaagtttgaagatTCCTCTGAAACATCATCTGGTCAGAAAAGCATGACAGCAGCAGGAAACGTCCCTGTCCCTGAGCTGCCTAGGCTCCACAAGGACGTCGCCGGATCCATGTTCTTTTGCTGA
- the LOC105178661 gene encoding protein argonaute 16 isoform X3 — MEKAGKERDKSPSLAPPASTILHDVKAERLDLPKRSIITRPGFGTSGQRISLLVNHFRVSVRYPDEYFYQYSVSISSENNSMVDSKVIGRKVTDKLYQTYSSELSGKKFAYDGEKNLYTVGPLPHNNFEFTVVLEESIGKRSGSPSHSGSPNDSSKRSKRTLQSNTFKVEISYAAKIPLKTISLALQGAETEKVQDALRVLDIILRQQAARRGCLLVRQSFFNDDSRMFTDVGGGVTGVRGFHSSFRPTHGGLSLNMDVSTTMILKPGPVLDFLLANQNVKETRYIDWLKAKKMLKNLRVKAMHSNMEFKIIGLSDKPCNQQFFLLKVKSGSGAKDEGETLEITVYDYFVKHRNIELKYSAYMPCLDVGKSKRPNYLPLELCSLVSLQRYTKALSGTQRASLVEKSRQKPPERIRVITDAVRNYRYDEDPLLVACGISIEKQLTQIDGRVLDTPKLKVGNSEDCIPRNGRWNFNNKKLLNPSRIDRWALVNFSGRCDTSHLSRELINCGRNKGIHIGRPYTIIEEDHQCRRASPVIRVEKMFEQIMAKLPGPPDFLLCVLPERKNSDIYGPWKKKCLSNLGIVTQCISPSKINDQYLTNVLLKINSKLGGINSLLAIEHSRRIPLITDKPTMILGMDVSHGSPGRSDIPSIAAVVGSRSWPLISRYRAAVRTQSPKVEMIESLFKPLANGEDDGIMRELLVDFYETSNGRKPTQIIVFRDGVSESQFAQVMNIELDQMIKAYQHLGETDIPKFTLIVAQKNHHTKLFQASAAENVPSGTVVDSKIVHPRNYDFYMCSHAGMMGTSRPAHYHVLLDEIGFSPDDLQNLVHSLSYVYQRSTTAISIVAPVSYAHLAAQQMGQFLKFEDSSETSSGQKSMTAAGNVPVPELPRLHKDVAGSMFFC, encoded by the exons ATGGAAAAAGCTGGTAAGGAAAGGGATAAATCTCCATCTTTGGCCCCACCAGCGTCAACTATACTACACGATGTGAAGGCAGAACGACTAGACCTGCCTAAGAGGTCTATAATTACACGGCCTGGATTTGGGACTTCTGGCCAACGCATCTCTTTGCTCGTAAATCATTTCAGAGTTTCTGTCAGATATCCAgatgaatatttttaccaaTACAGC GTTTCTATAAGTTCTGAGAATAACAGTATGGTTGACAGCAAGGTAATTGGGAGGAAAGTCACTGATAAACTTTACCAAACATACTCGTCTGAACTTTCCGGGAAGAAATTTGCATATGATGGGGAGAAGAATTTGTATACAGTGGGTCCCTTGCCGCATAACAACTTCGAATTCACAGTGGTTCTTGAGGAATCTATTGGCAAGCG TAGTGGTAGCCCTTCTCATAGTGGAAGCCCAAACGACTCTAGCAAAAGGTCGAAGCGTACTCTACAGTCAAATACATTCAAGGTAGAGATCAGTTATGCTGCTAAAATACCCTTGAAGACGATATCTCTTGCCCTTCAAGGTGCTGAAACAGAAAAAGTTCAAGATGCTCTCAGGGTTTTAGACATCATATTGAGGCAACAAGCAGCGAGACG AGGATGCCTTTTGGTTCGACAATCATTCTTTAATGATGACTCAAGAATGTTCACTGATGTTGGAGGGGGTGTGACAGGCGTGAGAGGGTTCCATTCCAGCTTCCGTCCAACTCATGGTGGCTTATCTCTAAACATGG ATGTATCGACGACCATGATCTTAAAACCTGGGCCCGTTCTGGATTTCCTTCTTGCTAACCAGAATGTGAAGGAAACTCGCTATATTGACTGGCTAAAG GCCAAAAAAATGCTAAAGAATTTGAGGGTTAAGGCCATGCATAGTAACATGGAGTTCAAAATTATAGGTTTGAGTGACAAACCCTGCAATCAGCAATT tTTCTTGCTGAAAGTCAAAAGCGGCAGTGGTGCCAAAGATGAAGGCGAGACCTTGGAGATTACAGTTTATGACTATTTTGTCAAGCACCGTAATATAGAACTTAAATATTCAGCATACATGCCATGCCTTGATGTTGGAAAATCAAAACGACCAAATTACCTGCCCCTGGAG CTCTGTTCTCTTGTCTCTCTCCAGAGATACACAAAAGCATTATCAGGAACGCAGAGGGCATCCTTGGTTGAAAAATCGAGGCAGAAGCCACCGGAAAGAATTCGAGTTATAACTGAT GCAGTGAGAAACTATCGGTACGACGAAGATCCGCTCCTTGTTGCTTGTGGTATATCAATAGAAAAACAGCTTACTCAAATAGATGGACGGGTCCTTGACACACCAAAG TTGAAGGTTGGTAATAGTGAGGATTGTATACCCCGTAATGGCCGATGGAACTTCAATAACAAG AAACTTCTGAACCCCAGCCGGATAGATCGTTGGGCACTTGTTAACTTCTCTGGACGTTGCGATACTAGTCATCTTTCACGTGAACTCATCAACTGTGGGAGGAACAAGGGCATT CATATTGGACGcccttatacaataattgaGGAAGATCACCAATGTAGGAGAGCTAGCCCTGTGATACGTGTAGAAAAGATGTTTGAACAGATTATGGCCAAGCTACCTGGTCCACCTGACTTTCTGCTTTGTGTTTTGCCAGAACGGaaaaattctgatatttatG GACCCTGGAAGAAAAAATGTCTGAGTAACCTTGGTATTGTCACCCAGTGCATTTCTCCTTCCAAAATTAATGATCAGTACCTGACGAATGTACTGCTAAAAATCAATTCCAAG CTTGGGGGAATCAACTCGTTGCTAGCGATAGAGCATTCCCGTCGTATTCCACTTATTACAGATAAACCAACCATGATCCTGGGGATGGATGTCTCACATGGTTCTCCTGGTCGATCTGATATTCCATCCATTGCTGCT GTTGTTGGGTCCCGGAGTTGGCCATTGATATCAAGATACAGAGCAGCTGTACGAACCCAATCGCCCAAGGTCGAGATGATCGAGTCTTTGTTCAAGCCACTAGCAAATGGGGAGGACGATGGTATTATGAG GGAACTGCTTGTGGATTTCTACGAAACCAGCAATGGACGAAAACCAACACAGATTATTGTTTTCAG GGATGGTGTGAGTGAATCACAGTTTGCTCAGGTTATGAACATTGAACTTGATCAAATGATAAAG GCTTATCAGCATCTTGGTGAGACTGACATTCCAAAATTCACCCTGATAGTGGCGCAGAAGAATCACCATACCAAGCTATTCCAAGCTTCAGCTGCTGAAAATGTCCCATCCG GTACTGTTGTCGATTCAAAAATTGTTCATCCTAGAAATTATGATTTCTATATGTGTTCTCATGCGGGGATGATG GGAACTTCTCGACCTGCTCATTATCATGTCTTGCTTGATGAGATTGGTTTCTCCCCAGATGATCTGCAGAATCTGGTCCATTCACTTTCATATGT GTACCAGAGGAGTACTACTGCTATCTCCATTG TTGCACCGGTGTCTTACGCACATCTTGCAGCCCAACAGATGGGCCagtttttgaagtttgaagatTCCTCTGAAACATCATCTGGTCAGAAAAGCATGACAGCAGCAGGAAACGTCCCTGTCCCTGAGCTGCCTAGGCTCCACAAGGACGTCGCCGGATCCATGTTCTTTTGCTGA